In one Thermodesulfobacteriota bacterium genomic region, the following are encoded:
- a CDS encoding MarC family protein — protein sequence MVTLFQTENWTNYLLALIPIFIAIDVVGILPIFISLTEEIGTGERRKIVKQSIMTSFAVSMGFLAIGKFIFKVLGISISDFKIAGGIILLIIATTDLLFPQKTSRLTSSTLGVVPLGMPLIVGPAVLTTIIISVDLYSYLPTILSLVLNLLLVWFVFLNSAYIIKIMGEGGAKAFGKVVSVLLAALAVMMIRRGIYEMISMC from the coding sequence ATGGTCACCCTCTTCCAAACCGAAAATTGGACAAACTACCTGTTAGCACTTATACCAATCTTTATAGCAATAGATGTAGTTGGAATCCTTCCTATATTTATATCGTTAACCGAGGAGATAGGGACTGGTGAAAGAAGGAAGATAGTAAAACAGAGCATTATGACTTCCTTTGCTGTAAGTATGGGTTTTCTTGCTATCGGGAAATTTATTTTCAAGGTTTTGGGTATTTCAATATCTGACTTTAAGATTGCAGGTGGTATAATCCTGTTGATAATTGCTACCACTGACTTACTTTTTCCCCAAAAGACCAGCAGATTAACCAGTTCCACCCTGGGTGTTGTTCCCCTTGGTATGCCGTTAATAGTTGGTCCGGCAGTCCTTACCACAATCATTATCTCCGTGGATTTATATAGTTACTTGCCAACTATCCTCTCATTGGTTCTGAACCTTCTCCTTGTATGGTTCGTATTTTTAAATTCTGCCTACATCATAAAGATAATGGGTGAGGGCGGGGCAAAAGCCTTTGGCAAGGTGGTCAGTGTATTGCTTGCAGCATTAGCGGTTATGATGATCAGGAGAGGGATATATGAAATGATTTCTATGTGTTGA
- a CDS encoding FAD-linked oxidase C-terminal domain-containing protein, which yields MIEKRVVDKIKRIAGKEHVHSEPEERVCYSYDATNQSYLPDLVVFPGNVQEISDILKLANEEKFPVIPRGAGSGFTGGTLPVEGGLVLVMVRFNRIIEIDTENLIAFVEPGVVTGNFQKEVEKLGLFYPPDPASLKFSTLGGNVAECAGGPRAVKYGVTKDYVIGLEVVLPTGEIVSTGVQTVKGVVGYDFTKLMVGSEGTLGVITKIIVKLLPLPASKKTLLAIYYKLEDAARTVTGITASKIIPSALEFMDHSAIVCVEDFLNIGLPVAAEAILLLEVDGDSYIVDRDAIRIQEICMEYGASRVEIAEDEESEENLWRARRAISPSLLKLKPTKINEDITVPRSKIPDILRKINEIAKRLELDIVNFGHAGDGNIHVNIMIDKRREEEVNRAHEAVKEIFQATLDLGGTISGEHGIGVTKAPYLRMELGDLGVEVMRRIKKAFDPNNVLNPGKIFLD from the coding sequence ATGATAGAAAAGAGGGTTGTTGATAAGATAAAAAGGATTGCAGGTAAGGAGCATGTTCACTCTGAACCGGAAGAGAGGGTCTGTTATAGCTATGACGCTACCAATCAGAGTTACCTTCCTGATCTGGTTGTTTTTCCTGGTAATGTTCAGGAAATCTCAGATATTCTTAAACTTGCCAATGAAGAAAAATTCCCTGTTATCCCAAGAGGCGCTGGCTCTGGATTCACTGGTGGAACCCTGCCGGTGGAGGGGGGATTGGTACTGGTGATGGTCAGGTTTAACAGGATTATAGAGATCGATACAGAAAATCTCATAGCCTTTGTAGAACCTGGAGTGGTAACTGGAAATTTTCAAAAAGAGGTAGAAAAGCTGGGGCTTTTTTATCCTCCAGATCCAGCCAGTTTAAAATTCTCCACTCTGGGTGGAAATGTTGCCGAGTGTGCTGGGGGACCCAGAGCAGTGAAGTATGGTGTAACCAAAGACTACGTTATAGGTCTGGAGGTAGTTTTGCCTACAGGGGAGATTGTATCCACAGGGGTTCAGACGGTAAAGGGAGTAGTTGGCTATGATTTCACAAAGCTAATGGTTGGCTCCGAAGGCACCCTGGGGGTTATTACCAAAATTATAGTTAAGTTACTCCCCCTGCCTGCATCCAAGAAGACCCTCCTGGCGATTTATTACAAACTTGAGGATGCAGCCCGTACTGTTACCGGGATAACCGCTTCAAAGATTATCCCCTCCGCCCTTGAATTCATGGATCATTCAGCTATTGTCTGTGTGGAAGATTTTCTTAATATTGGCTTGCCTGTAGCGGCTGAAGCTATTCTGCTTTTAGAGGTAGATGGTGATTCATATATAGTGGACAGGGATGCAATCAGAATCCAGGAGATATGTATGGAATATGGGGCAAGTAGAGTGGAGATTGCCGAAGATGAGGAGAGCGAAGAAAATCTGTGGAGGGCAAGAAGGGCTATATCCCCTTCTTTACTTAAGTTAAAGCCCACAAAGATCAATGAAGATATCACAGTCCCCCGTAGCAAAATACCGGATATCTTGAGAAAGATCAATGAGATTGCAAAGAGATTAGAGTTAGATATTGTTAACTTCGGACATGCAGGAGATGGCAATATCCATGTCAATATAATGATAGATAAGAGGAGAGAAGAAGAGGTAAATAGGGCACATGAGGCTGTAAAAGAGATATTTCAGGCTACGTTGGACCTGGGAGGAACTATATCCGGGGAGCATGGCATTGGTGTTACGAAAGCCCCCTATCTCAGGATGGAGTTGGGTGATCTTGGAGTTGAGGTAATGAGAAGGATAAAGAAGGCTTTCGATCCCAATAATGTCCTTAATCCGGGAAAGATATTTCTGGATTAG
- a CDS encoding DUF2283 domain-containing protein yields MEKMRVHYDSEFDAIYIKLGNQKPDGAVEISEGVNLDTTSENKIVGIEILNASKKMNIKTILSYELTLDKKLIQKTV; encoded by the coding sequence ATGGAAAAAATGAGAGTCCATTATGATAGCGAGTTTGACGCCATATATATCAAATTAGGAAATCAGAAACCTGATGGAGCCGTTGAGATATCAGAGGGTGTTAACTTAGATACGACATCTGAAAATAAAATAGTTGGTATAGAAATTCTTAACGCTTCGAAAAAGATGAACATTAAAACAATTCTCTCCTATGAACTTACGCTTGATAAGAAATTGATTCAAAAAACCGTATGA
- the larA gene encoding nickel-dependent lactate racemase: protein MKERLITLRYGRKVLSFNIPSDNLLGIVTPGEIHPPVNTFGLIDSVLNTPTGSPPFDEIFRGGEKITVVASDITRYTGSEIYLPIMINRLNRIGISDKDINIVFALGIHRQQLPLEHRVIVGDEVYKRINVCDHNAFDSKNLVPLGKTDMGTRVEVSRLVAEADKVILTGTIGFHYLAGFGGGRKGIMPGVASFDSCLDLHLLALNPPEVGGRHHMVKTGVLKGNPFHHAMIQACGMLDYVFLFNTILSPTKEIIEVVAGDYLSAHQQGCNFLLSNFSPEFNEKADLVIVSCGGFPKDINFIQAHKSIDYAINILKDNGIMIVLAECSEGFGNSTFLNWFIYDDLMDFESALRGNFEINGQTAFSTLIKAKKVKIILISELASEDVERMSIIPADSIDQAVSMAYEMLGKTPSTYIIPDGGSVLPMVRGAA, encoded by the coding sequence ATGAAAGAACGTCTTATCACTCTGAGATATGGCAGAAAGGTTCTCTCCTTTAATATACCATCCGATAATTTGCTGGGAATTGTTACCCCAGGAGAAATCCATCCTCCTGTAAATACTTTTGGACTCATTGACTCTGTATTGAATACCCCCACTGGCAGCCCACCTTTTGACGAGATATTCCGGGGAGGCGAGAAAATAACTGTGGTTGCCTCCGACATTACCCGTTATACAGGAAGCGAGATATACCTTCCTATCATGATTAACAGGTTGAACAGGATTGGTATAAGCGATAAAGACATTAATATTGTCTTTGCCCTGGGGATTCATCGGCAGCAACTACCACTGGAACACAGGGTAATAGTTGGAGATGAAGTCTATAAACGGATTAACGTCTGTGATCATAATGCCTTTGATTCAAAGAATCTTGTCCCTTTAGGTAAAACCGATATGGGTACAAGGGTTGAAGTAAGCAGGCTGGTAGCAGAGGCTGATAAGGTCATTCTAACGGGAACCATAGGATTCCATTACCTGGCAGGTTTTGGAGGAGGCAGAAAGGGCATTATGCCGGGAGTGGCTTCATTCGATAGCTGTCTTGATTTACATCTTCTGGCTTTGAATCCGCCCGAGGTTGGAGGGAGACACCACATGGTAAAGACCGGGGTACTTAAGGGAAATCCCTTTCACCATGCCATGATCCAGGCTTGTGGGATGTTGGATTATGTATTTCTCTTCAATACAATCCTGTCCCCAACTAAAGAGATAATAGAAGTAGTTGCAGGTGATTATTTATCGGCCCACCAGCAGGGATGCAATTTTCTCTTAAGTAACTTTAGCCCTGAATTTAATGAGAAGGCCGATCTTGTTATCGTTAGCTGTGGGGGCTTTCCCAAGGACATCAATTTTATCCAGGCACACAAAAGCATTGACTATGCAATAAATATCCTTAAAGACAACGGGATAATGATTGTTTTAGCAGAGTGTTCTGAGGGTTTTGGCAATTCCACTTTCCTCAATTGGTTTATATATGATGATCTTATGGATTTTGAGAGTGCCCTCAGGGGAAATTTTGAGATTAATGGACAGACGGCTTTCTCTACTTTGATTAAGGCAAAGAAGGTGAAAATTATCCTGATCTCTGAGCTTGCCAGTGAAGATGTGGAGAGGATGTCTATAATTCCAGCGGATTCAATAGATCAAGCGGTCTCTATGGCTTATGAAATGCTAGGAAAAACTCCCTCTACATATATTATTCCGGATGGTGGGAGTGTCTTACCAATGGTCAGGGGAGCAGCGTAG
- the selA gene encoding L-seryl-tRNA(Sec) selenium transferase: protein MKEKDRQKYLRMLPSVDKMIQQIQVKELLEKYPRWLVLRTVQQVIEEERVGILSSDFNILPEEGLSLEYFCKRVSEMISTMGQLSLRRVINATGVILHTNLGRSLLTPEVLQNLVTVASNFSNLEYNLKEGKRGSRYSHVENILCELTGAEAALVVNNNAGAVLLALNTIARGREVIVSRGQLVEIGGSFRIPDVMRSSGARLVEVGTTNKTHLIDYRRAITDDTALLLKVHTSNFQIVGFTSEVELEELVEMGREFSLPVMDDLGSGCLIDLGQYGLTKEPTVQEAISKGVDVVTFSGDKLLGGPQAGIILGREEVIGKIKENPLNRALRIDKLTLAALESTLRIYMEEERAVEEIPTLRMLTMPLQEIEKRAKSLYRRLRKESSGNFQIEIKDDSSRAGGGALPLQDLPTKVISIKPVHMSIESLEEGLRNYDPPIIARIDDARLLLDVRTLQEGEAKIIEKAIKMLTVNS from the coding sequence ATGAAAGAAAAAGACAGACAGAAATACTTGAGGATGCTTCCCTCTGTTGATAAAATGATTCAGCAAATTCAAGTTAAGGAACTCCTTGAAAAATATCCCCGTTGGTTGGTGTTGAGGACGGTTCAACAGGTGATAGAGGAAGAGCGGGTAGGGATATTGTCTTCTGATTTCAATATACTCCCTGAGGAGGGTTTAAGCCTCGAATACTTTTGCAAGAGGGTATCAGAAATGATTTCTACTATGGGGCAATTGAGTTTAAGGAGAGTAATTAATGCCACAGGGGTTATCCTGCATACTAATCTGGGGAGGTCTTTATTAACCCCTGAGGTGTTGCAAAACCTGGTAACGGTTGCTTCCAACTTTTCCAATTTAGAATACAACTTAAAGGAAGGTAAAAGGGGGTCCCGTTACTCTCATGTGGAGAATATTCTGTGCGAACTTACAGGTGCAGAGGCAGCGTTGGTGGTTAACAATAATGCCGGAGCTGTCCTTTTAGCCCTCAATACCATAGCAAGGGGGCGAGAGGTTATCGTATCGAGGGGACAGCTGGTGGAGATAGGTGGATCCTTTCGAATCCCCGATGTTATGAGAAGCAGTGGAGCCAGGCTGGTGGAAGTTGGTACAACCAATAAGACCCACTTAATAGACTACAGGAGAGCCATAACCGATGATACCGCTTTGCTTTTAAAGGTGCATACCAGCAATTTTCAAATCGTCGGATTTACATCTGAAGTTGAACTTGAAGAACTGGTAGAGATGGGAAGGGAGTTTTCCCTGCCTGTAATGGATGACCTTGGAAGCGGATGTCTGATAGATCTGGGGCAATATGGTTTAACAAAAGAACCGACAGTGCAAGAGGCAATCAGTAAGGGTGTGGATGTGGTTACCTTCAGCGGGGATAAACTTCTGGGAGGCCCTCAAGCAGGTATAATTCTGGGAAGAGAAGAGGTAATAGGGAAGATTAAGGAGAATCCCCTTAACCGGGCACTTCGAATAGATAAACTTACCCTTGCTGCTCTGGAGAGTACCCTCCGTATATATATGGAAGAGGAAAGAGCAGTTGAGGAAATTCCAACCCTTCGGATGTTAACAATGCCCTTGCAGGAAATAGAGAAGAGGGCAAAGAGTCTCTATCGCAGGTTGAGAAAGGAGAGTTCCGGGAATTTCCAGATAGAGATTAAGGACGATAGTTCCAGGGCAGGTGGCGGAGCCCTTCCCCTGCAAGATCTCCCTACCAAAGTGATTTCCATAAAACCCGTCCACATGTCTATTGAGAGCTTAGAGGAGGGCTTAAGAAATTACGACCCCCCTATTATAGCCAGGATAGATGATGCCCGGCTCCTTTTAGATGTACGGACATTACAGGAAGGCGAAGCAAAGATAATTGAAAAAGCGATTAAGATGTTAACAGTTAACAGTTAA
- a CDS encoding ribulose-phosphate 3-epimerase: protein MRIVPAILTDKLDDFQNMIDIAKGFTDYVQVDFMDGVFVPSKSISLDALMGVKIPLDMEAHLMVKEPNSYLASLKSMGTKKVIFHFEADPDPENVISNIRKLGMEAGLAVNPKTAISEFQSLVPQVGSFLFLSVDPGFYGSPFIPGVLDEIRRFRSQFLSAFIGIDGGISLDNIKKVKAAGVDYACVGSRIFLQPDPKESYEAFLRNSS, encoded by the coding sequence ATGAGGATTGTTCCGGCTATTTTGACTGATAAATTAGATGACTTTCAGAATATGATAGATATTGCTAAGGGGTTCACGGATTATGTTCAGGTTGACTTTATGGATGGGGTTTTTGTCCCTTCAAAGAGTATATCTTTGGATGCTTTAATGGGGGTGAAAATACCTTTAGATATGGAGGCACATTTAATGGTGAAAGAACCCAATAGTTATCTTGCCTCTCTTAAATCCATGGGGACTAAAAAGGTTATCTTCCATTTTGAGGCAGATCCAGACCCAGAGAATGTTATCTCTAATATCAGGAAGTTGGGTATGGAAGCAGGTCTGGCTGTAAACCCAAAGACCGCCATTTCAGAATTTCAGTCTTTAGTACCGCAGGTTGGTTCTTTTTTGTTTCTATCAGTTGATCCTGGTTTTTATGGCAGTCCTTTCATACCCGGGGTGCTTGATGAGATAAGGCGTTTTCGCTCTCAATTTCTGTCTGCCTTTATCGGGATAGATGGCGGGATTAGCCTTGATAATATAAAGAAGGTGAAGGCAGCGGGGGTGGATTATGCATGTGTTGGGAGCCGTATCTTCCTGCAGCCGGATCCAAAGGAAAGCTATGAGGCGTTTCTAAGAAATTCGTCCTGA
- a CDS encoding EamA family transporter, producing MKQWLIPTFGAFVLWGLWSFIPKITTKYISPKSAILFEVMGGMLVAIIVLFSLKFKPDIHPKGVLLATTTGILGFTGALCFLYAASKGPISLIAVLSALYPVIAIVLAMIFLNESISIKQGLGIVLGLVAMILICT from the coding sequence ATGAAACAGTGGTTAATACCCACTTTTGGAGCATTTGTTTTATGGGGTTTGTGGAGCTTTATTCCTAAGATTACCACAAAATATATTAGCCCAAAGAGCGCAATACTTTTCGAAGTCATGGGTGGCATGTTAGTTGCTATAATTGTATTATTCTCTTTAAAATTTAAACCTGATATTCACCCTAAAGGGGTTTTGTTGGCAACAACGACAGGTATTTTGGGGTTTACTGGAGCTCTATGCTTTCTTTATGCTGCTTCAAAGGGACCAATTTCATTAATCGCAGTATTGTCAGCTCTCTATCCTGTTATTGCTATTGTATTAGCAATGATTTTCCTAAATGAATCCATCTCAATAAAACAGGGCTTGGGGATTGTTCTGGGGTTGGTAGCCATGATATTAATTTGCACATAA